The following proteins are co-located in the Malus sylvestris chromosome 13, drMalSylv7.2, whole genome shotgun sequence genome:
- the LOC126596370 gene encoding COP1-interacting protein 7-like isoform X2, which yields MLLLDANEEKAIVLYQPDAQPEANGPTAQGENSKVQLLKVLETRKTMLQKEQGMAFARAVAAGFDVDHLAPLISFAECFGASRLMDACRRYKELWKRKHETGQWLEIEAAEAMANRSEVSAMNASGIMLSSATNQQVTAEENPPMEHQPPLSHQEYFPGQFPHQMYPPWPVHSSPGALPVYPPYPMQGMPYYQNYPGSSPFFQPPYPTVEDPRLNQGQRIQKRHSMDSSSGNTESDDPELEKGFSKSHESGKKATRSGKKQSGRVVIRNLNYITAKGKNSSDSESASDSQTDEDNRDFEGGIPEKKVMHPHKSSKMKETVPMKEGDEGNWQAFQNFLLRDPDEDRHDLDQGMFSNEKKSQLKRRQTNLGDDPLVSGGRDRGEIQEGNTTDINKFSGNVTRMRKSSNDQMLISARDDRLGHGNGQMDLQTTEIDGRRGGYRRAATDDFMIHGHNNQSGFTSSPLDPLAINGFDRATNSLDRRSSHMDDDSYIVPLRSISLDHLENNDRNAIDMGSEFPSAAQKVENSQVNYEPDELTLMPERGAEKGSTGYNPALDYEMQGASLDKKHKEVLSDKQGSKKPNKDKKSKMVSDSSDKKIGGPIRRGKPSKLSPLDEARTRAEKLRSYKADLQKMKKEKEEEEMKRLEALKIQRQKRIAARGGTIPAMSPLPSLQTRKQGPTKLSPSTHKGSKFSDSEPGSSSPLQRMPNKTGVVGSADSHKTSKSSKLSTGNHSAGHRLTQSVSSLPEQKKDIAGVASNAKPSMARIRRLSEPKVTNSHHVTPVKPRSTVTVSKPKVSDGPESKKISAIVNYDKSKAATLPELKIRTPKGPDAAQSTSTTKGTTQKDNSVKSTSEGGQLRRNDDKNSHRSDQDDNPGIEKTVVMLENPSIPIVHAYEEKLGDVKGQSIREKSEDVSEYAAIRAPVSPLTTDTINREPTHGLLQQKIQSHEGTVSNMQKEAAKSPSNSIVGKPYQAPYVRVSSLEDPCTQNSEYGKAPTNLETVATGTVTIKAFVSESSNLEKIPEAIERPQAKESSKGIRRLLKFGKKNHGSSSGERNVESDYGGINGTEAADNGTNNVSSSEVFTLKNLISQDETPNSSSTHKSSRHFSLLSPFKSKTSEKKLTT from the exons ATGCTTTTGTTAGATGCTAATGAAGAGAAAGCAATTGTCCTTTACCAG CCTGATGCCCAACCTGAAGCAAATGGACCCACTGCACAAGGGGAAAATTCAAA AGTTCAGCTTTTAAAAGTCCTGGAGACACGCAAAACTATGCTGCAGAAAGAGCAAGGTATGGCTTTTGCACGTGCTGTTGCCGCAGGTTTTGACGTTGATCATTTGGCACCATTGATATCATTTGCTGAATGCTTTGGGGCTTCACGCTTAAT GGATGCTTGTAGAAGATATAAGGaactttggaaaagaaagcATGAAACTGGTCAGTGGCTTGAAATTGAAGCTGCTGAAGCAATGGCTAACCGATCAGAAGTCTCTGCCATGAATGCATCAGGCATAATGCTTTCGAGTGCGACCAACCAACAAGTAACTGCAG AAGAAAATCCTCCCATGGAGCATCAACCACCATTAAGCCACCAAGAATATTTTCCTGGCCAGTTTCCCCATCAGATGTACCCTCCCTGGCCTGTTCATTCTTCTCCAGGTGCATTACCAGTGTATCCACCATATCCTATGCAAGGCATGCCTTATTATCAGAATTACCCAGGAAGTAGCCCATTTTTTCAGCCACCTTATCCAACAGTAGAAGATCCTagactcaatcaaggtcaaagaATACAGAAAAGGCACTCCATGGATAGCAGTAGCGGAAATACTGAATCAGATGATCCGGAGTTGGAGAAGGGGTTTTCAAAAAGTCACGAATCAGGAAAGAAGGCTACCCGCTCAGGTAAAAAGCAATCAGGCAGGGTTGTCATTCGGAACTTAAATTACATCACTGCAAAGGGGAAGAACTCCTCAGATAGCGAATCAGCTAGTGACTCTCAAACTGATGAGGACAATAGAGATTTTGAGGGTGGCATTCCAGAGAAGAAGGTTATGCACCCTCATAAATCCTCGAAAATGAAAGAAACTGTTCCTATGAAGGAGGGAGATGAAGGGAACTGGCAGGCATTTCAAAATTTCTTACTCAGAGATCCTGATGAAGACAGACACGATCTTGACCAAGGCATGTTTTCTAATGAAAAGAAGAGTCAACTGAAAAGACGACAAACTAACCTGGGGGATGATCCTTTAGTTTCTGGTGGTCGAGATAGGGGAGAAATTCAAGAAGGAAATACAAcagatattaataaatttagtgGAAATGTTACCCGCATGCGAAAGTCATCAAATGATCAAATGTTGATATCTGCAAGAGATGATCGGTTGGGTCACGGTAATGGGCAAATGGATTTACAGACTACAGAAATAGATGGCAGAAGGGGTGGTTATAGAAGGGCTGCCACTGATGATTTTATGATTCATGGACATAATAACCAGTCAGGTTTTACAAGTTCTCCCTTGGATCCGCTTGCAATAAATGGATTTGATCGTGCAACCAACAGTTTGGATAGGAGGTCTTCTCACATGGATGATGATTCATACATAGTTCCATTGAGGTCAATTTCACTAGACCATCTCGAAAACAATGACAGAAATGCTATTGACATGGGCTCTGAGTTCCCATCAGCAGCTCAGAAGGTGGAAAACTCCCAAGTTAATTATGAGCCAGATGAATTGACTTTAATGCCTGAGCGTGGTGCAGAGAAGGGTTCAACGGGCTACAACCCTGCTTTGGATTATGAAATGCAAGGTGCTTCTCTGGATAAGAAGCATAAGGAGGTTTTGAGTGACAAGCAAGGGTCTAAGAAGCCCAACAAGGATAAGAAATCAAAAATGGTTTCAGATAGTTCGGATAAGAAGATTGGGGGACCAATAAGGAGAGGAAAGCCCTCAAAATTGAGTCCTTTGGATGAAGCGCGGACGCGTGCTGAGAAACTAAGAAGCTATAAAGCCGATCTtcagaaaatgaagaaagagaag gaagaagaagagatgaaACGGctggaagctttaaagatacagAGGCAAAAGAGGATTGCTGCTCGAGGTGGTACCATCCCTGCTATGTCACCATTGCCCTCACTGCAAACCAGGAAACAAGGGCCGACAAAACTATCTCCGAGTACTCACAAAGGATCAAAGTTTAGTGATTCAGAGCCAGGGTCATCATCTCCTTTGCAAAGGATGCCCAACAAAACTGGCGTTGTGGGCTCCGCAGATTCTCACAAAACCTCCAAATCCAGCAAACTGAGTACCGGAAACCACTCTGCTGGACACAGGTTAACCCAATCTGTATCTTCATTGCCTGAACAAAAGAAAGACATCGCTGGTGTTGCAAGTAATGCTAAGCCATCCATGGCACGGATTAGAAGATTATCAGAGCCTAAGGTAACTAACAGCCATCATGTTACTCCAGTGAAGCCGCGGAGTACTGTAACAGTATCAAAGCCAAAAGTTTCTGATGGGCCTGAGAGCAAGAAAATATCTGCTATCGTGAATTATGACAAAAGTAAGGCTGCTACTCTCCCAGAATTGAAAATCAGGACACCCAAGGGACCTGATGCTGCCCAGAGcacatcaacaacaaaaggAACGACACAGAAAGATAATTCTGTGAAGTCTACTTCTGAAGGTGGTCAACTGAGGAGGAATGATGACAAAAATTCACACCGTAGTGATCAGGATGACAACCCAGGAATTGAGAAAACCGTTGTGATGCTTGAGAATCCCTCCATTCCTATAGTACATgcatatgaagaaaaattggGGGATGTAAAAGGACAAAGTATTAGGGAGAAATCAGAGGATGTGTCAGAGTATGCTGCAATTCGGGCACCAGTTTCACCACTTACAACTGATACCATCAATAGGGAACCCACTCATGGCCTATTACAGCAGAAAATTCAATCTCATGAG GGCACCGTGAGTAATATGCAGAAGGAAGCAGCAAAGTCTCCAAGCAATAGCATCGTTGGAAAACCGTATCAAGCTCCTTATGTGCGAGTTTCTTCTCTGGAAGATCCATGTACTCAGAATTCTGAGTACGGAAAAGCACCCACAAACTTAGAGACAGTGGCAACAGGCACAGTGACCATAAAAGCGTTTGTATCTGAATCTAGTAACCTGGAAAAGATTCCAGAAGCAATTGAAAGGCCTCAGGCAAAGGAATCATCAAAAGGGATTAGACGGCTGTTAAAGTTTGGGAAAAAGAACCATGGCTCATCATCGGGAGAACGTAATGTTGAATCAGATTACGGCGGCATAAATGGTACTGAGGCAGCTGATAATGGGACAAACAATGTTTCTTCAAGTGAAG TGTTTACATTAAAGAATCTGATCTCACAAGATGAAACCCCTAATTCCAGCTCTACACACAAGT CTTCTCGCCATTTCTCCTTGTTATCACCATTCAAAAGTAAGACCAGCGAAAAGAAGCTGACAACGTAA
- the LOC126596371 gene encoding putative protein phosphatase 2C-like protein 44 gives MGVKDFHIKQRLKRFLMRSGEGRKKEATMAKKPSWMMPAVSHGYHTIKSNTSPATYGDSDSDFVVAQREQIEELELWFFGVFDARVGDGVTKYMQSHLFDKKPKESHIRGKSKETMRKAYLGARSKVREASEETNGVGSVSALVIDGEKLVLANMGDYRAVVCKDGLARQIGSRNKQSTKKSWSHRFFRGNAANTKSSKSSDLVVGVERVDPDTEFVILASTGIWEVMKNQEAVNLIRHIENPQKASECLAEEASNRMSRGCISCLVIRFD, from the exons ATGGGCGTTAAAGATTTTCATATCAAGCAAAGG CTGAAACGCTTCCTCATGAGAAGTGGAGAGGGGAGGAAGAAAGAAGCCACCATGGCAAAGAAACCGTCGTGGATGATGCCTGCAGTCTCACATGGATATCACACCATTAAGAGCAACACATCACCGGCTACTTATGGTGATTCCGATTCGGACTTTGTTGTGGCTCAAAGAGAGCAAATTGAAGAGCTTGAGCTGTGGTTTTTTGGAGTTTTTGATGCCCGGGTTGGCGACGGAGTTACCAAGTACATGCAGTCACATTTGTTTGATAAGAAGCCTAAAGAG TCTCATATAAGGGGAAAGAGCAAGGAGACAATGAGAAAAGCCTATCTTGGTGCTAGATCGAAGGTTAGAGAGGCCTCGGAGGAGACGAATGGAGTCGGTTCAGTTTCTGCACTGGTGATCGACGGGGAAAAGCTTGTATTAGCTAACATGGGAGACTATAGAGCAGTTGTGTGTAAAGATGGTTTGGCTCGTCAGATAGGCAGCAGGAACAAGCAATCAACCAAAAAAAGTTGGTCACACAGGTTCTTTAGAG GTAATGCAGCAAACACCAAGAGTTCCAAAAGCTCAgaccttgttgttggggttgaaAGGGTTGATCCCGACACTGAATTTGTCATTTTGGCAAGCACTGGCATATGGGAG GTAATGAAGAATCAAGAGGCTGTGAATCTCATCCGGCACATCGAAAATCCACAGAAGGCTTCCGAGTGTTTGGCGGAAGAAGCGTCAAATAGGATGAGCAGGGGCTGCATTTCTTGCTTGGTCATCAGATTTGATTAA
- the LOC126596370 gene encoding COP1-interacting protein 7-like isoform X1 encodes MKSSTRLDLALFQLTPTRTRCDLVISANGKTEKIASGLLNPFLSHLKTAQEQMAKGGYSIILEPESGSDATWFTKNTVERFVRFVSTPEILERVYTLESEILQIEEAIAIQGNNEMGLNHVEDNHGKPVDSVEGNMLLLDANEEKAIVLYQPDAQPEANGPTAQGENSKVQLLKVLETRKTMLQKEQGMAFARAVAAGFDVDHLAPLISFAECFGASRLMDACRRYKELWKRKHETGQWLEIEAAEAMANRSEVSAMNASGIMLSSATNQQVTAEENPPMEHQPPLSHQEYFPGQFPHQMYPPWPVHSSPGALPVYPPYPMQGMPYYQNYPGSSPFFQPPYPTVEDPRLNQGQRIQKRHSMDSSSGNTESDDPELEKGFSKSHESGKKATRSGKKQSGRVVIRNLNYITAKGKNSSDSESASDSQTDEDNRDFEGGIPEKKVMHPHKSSKMKETVPMKEGDEGNWQAFQNFLLRDPDEDRHDLDQGMFSNEKKSQLKRRQTNLGDDPLVSGGRDRGEIQEGNTTDINKFSGNVTRMRKSSNDQMLISARDDRLGHGNGQMDLQTTEIDGRRGGYRRAATDDFMIHGHNNQSGFTSSPLDPLAINGFDRATNSLDRRSSHMDDDSYIVPLRSISLDHLENNDRNAIDMGSEFPSAAQKVENSQVNYEPDELTLMPERGAEKGSTGYNPALDYEMQGASLDKKHKEVLSDKQGSKKPNKDKKSKMVSDSSDKKIGGPIRRGKPSKLSPLDEARTRAEKLRSYKADLQKMKKEKEEEEMKRLEALKIQRQKRIAARGGTIPAMSPLPSLQTRKQGPTKLSPSTHKGSKFSDSEPGSSSPLQRMPNKTGVVGSADSHKTSKSSKLSTGNHSAGHRLTQSVSSLPEQKKDIAGVASNAKPSMARIRRLSEPKVTNSHHVTPVKPRSTVTVSKPKVSDGPESKKISAIVNYDKSKAATLPELKIRTPKGPDAAQSTSTTKGTTQKDNSVKSTSEGGQLRRNDDKNSHRSDQDDNPGIEKTVVMLENPSIPIVHAYEEKLGDVKGQSIREKSEDVSEYAAIRAPVSPLTTDTINREPTHGLLQQKIQSHEGTVSNMQKEAAKSPSNSIVGKPYQAPYVRVSSLEDPCTQNSEYGKAPTNLETVATGTVTIKAFVSESSNLEKIPEAIERPQAKESSKGIRRLLKFGKKNHGSSSGERNVESDYGGINGTEAADNGTNNVSSSEVFTLKNLISQDETPNSSSTHKSSRHFSLLSPFKSKTSEKKLTT; translated from the exons ATGAAGTCTTCAACTCGGTTGGACTTGGCTCTGTTCCAACTCACCCCAACTCGGACCAG GTGCGATCTGGTTATATCCGCAAATGGAAAGACGGAGAAAATAGCTTCCGGTTTGTTGAATCCATTTCTGTCCCACTTGAAGACTGCGCAAGAACAGATGGCCAAGGGTGgttattcaattattcttgAGCCAGAGTCCGGCAGTGATGCAACATGGTTTACAAAGAATACGGTGGAAAG GTTTGTTCGCTTTGTGAGCACCCCAGAGATCTTGGAACGGGTGTACACTTTAGAATCTGAGATTTTACAGATTGAAGAGGCAATTGCAATTCAAGGAAATAATGAGATGGGACTTAATCAT GTAGAGGACAATCATGGAAAACCTGTAGATAGCGTTGAAG GAAACATGCTTTTGTTAGATGCTAATGAAGAGAAAGCAATTGTCCTTTACCAG CCTGATGCCCAACCTGAAGCAAATGGACCCACTGCACAAGGGGAAAATTCAAA AGTTCAGCTTTTAAAAGTCCTGGAGACACGCAAAACTATGCTGCAGAAAGAGCAAGGTATGGCTTTTGCACGTGCTGTTGCCGCAGGTTTTGACGTTGATCATTTGGCACCATTGATATCATTTGCTGAATGCTTTGGGGCTTCACGCTTAAT GGATGCTTGTAGAAGATATAAGGaactttggaaaagaaagcATGAAACTGGTCAGTGGCTTGAAATTGAAGCTGCTGAAGCAATGGCTAACCGATCAGAAGTCTCTGCCATGAATGCATCAGGCATAATGCTTTCGAGTGCGACCAACCAACAAGTAACTGCAG AAGAAAATCCTCCCATGGAGCATCAACCACCATTAAGCCACCAAGAATATTTTCCTGGCCAGTTTCCCCATCAGATGTACCCTCCCTGGCCTGTTCATTCTTCTCCAGGTGCATTACCAGTGTATCCACCATATCCTATGCAAGGCATGCCTTATTATCAGAATTACCCAGGAAGTAGCCCATTTTTTCAGCCACCTTATCCAACAGTAGAAGATCCTagactcaatcaaggtcaaagaATACAGAAAAGGCACTCCATGGATAGCAGTAGCGGAAATACTGAATCAGATGATCCGGAGTTGGAGAAGGGGTTTTCAAAAAGTCACGAATCAGGAAAGAAGGCTACCCGCTCAGGTAAAAAGCAATCAGGCAGGGTTGTCATTCGGAACTTAAATTACATCACTGCAAAGGGGAAGAACTCCTCAGATAGCGAATCAGCTAGTGACTCTCAAACTGATGAGGACAATAGAGATTTTGAGGGTGGCATTCCAGAGAAGAAGGTTATGCACCCTCATAAATCCTCGAAAATGAAAGAAACTGTTCCTATGAAGGAGGGAGATGAAGGGAACTGGCAGGCATTTCAAAATTTCTTACTCAGAGATCCTGATGAAGACAGACACGATCTTGACCAAGGCATGTTTTCTAATGAAAAGAAGAGTCAACTGAAAAGACGACAAACTAACCTGGGGGATGATCCTTTAGTTTCTGGTGGTCGAGATAGGGGAGAAATTCAAGAAGGAAATACAAcagatattaataaatttagtgGAAATGTTACCCGCATGCGAAAGTCATCAAATGATCAAATGTTGATATCTGCAAGAGATGATCGGTTGGGTCACGGTAATGGGCAAATGGATTTACAGACTACAGAAATAGATGGCAGAAGGGGTGGTTATAGAAGGGCTGCCACTGATGATTTTATGATTCATGGACATAATAACCAGTCAGGTTTTACAAGTTCTCCCTTGGATCCGCTTGCAATAAATGGATTTGATCGTGCAACCAACAGTTTGGATAGGAGGTCTTCTCACATGGATGATGATTCATACATAGTTCCATTGAGGTCAATTTCACTAGACCATCTCGAAAACAATGACAGAAATGCTATTGACATGGGCTCTGAGTTCCCATCAGCAGCTCAGAAGGTGGAAAACTCCCAAGTTAATTATGAGCCAGATGAATTGACTTTAATGCCTGAGCGTGGTGCAGAGAAGGGTTCAACGGGCTACAACCCTGCTTTGGATTATGAAATGCAAGGTGCTTCTCTGGATAAGAAGCATAAGGAGGTTTTGAGTGACAAGCAAGGGTCTAAGAAGCCCAACAAGGATAAGAAATCAAAAATGGTTTCAGATAGTTCGGATAAGAAGATTGGGGGACCAATAAGGAGAGGAAAGCCCTCAAAATTGAGTCCTTTGGATGAAGCGCGGACGCGTGCTGAGAAACTAAGAAGCTATAAAGCCGATCTtcagaaaatgaagaaagagaag gaagaagaagagatgaaACGGctggaagctttaaagatacagAGGCAAAAGAGGATTGCTGCTCGAGGTGGTACCATCCCTGCTATGTCACCATTGCCCTCACTGCAAACCAGGAAACAAGGGCCGACAAAACTATCTCCGAGTACTCACAAAGGATCAAAGTTTAGTGATTCAGAGCCAGGGTCATCATCTCCTTTGCAAAGGATGCCCAACAAAACTGGCGTTGTGGGCTCCGCAGATTCTCACAAAACCTCCAAATCCAGCAAACTGAGTACCGGAAACCACTCTGCTGGACACAGGTTAACCCAATCTGTATCTTCATTGCCTGAACAAAAGAAAGACATCGCTGGTGTTGCAAGTAATGCTAAGCCATCCATGGCACGGATTAGAAGATTATCAGAGCCTAAGGTAACTAACAGCCATCATGTTACTCCAGTGAAGCCGCGGAGTACTGTAACAGTATCAAAGCCAAAAGTTTCTGATGGGCCTGAGAGCAAGAAAATATCTGCTATCGTGAATTATGACAAAAGTAAGGCTGCTACTCTCCCAGAATTGAAAATCAGGACACCCAAGGGACCTGATGCTGCCCAGAGcacatcaacaacaaaaggAACGACACAGAAAGATAATTCTGTGAAGTCTACTTCTGAAGGTGGTCAACTGAGGAGGAATGATGACAAAAATTCACACCGTAGTGATCAGGATGACAACCCAGGAATTGAGAAAACCGTTGTGATGCTTGAGAATCCCTCCATTCCTATAGTACATgcatatgaagaaaaattggGGGATGTAAAAGGACAAAGTATTAGGGAGAAATCAGAGGATGTGTCAGAGTATGCTGCAATTCGGGCACCAGTTTCACCACTTACAACTGATACCATCAATAGGGAACCCACTCATGGCCTATTACAGCAGAAAATTCAATCTCATGAG GGCACCGTGAGTAATATGCAGAAGGAAGCAGCAAAGTCTCCAAGCAATAGCATCGTTGGAAAACCGTATCAAGCTCCTTATGTGCGAGTTTCTTCTCTGGAAGATCCATGTACTCAGAATTCTGAGTACGGAAAAGCACCCACAAACTTAGAGACAGTGGCAACAGGCACAGTGACCATAAAAGCGTTTGTATCTGAATCTAGTAACCTGGAAAAGATTCCAGAAGCAATTGAAAGGCCTCAGGCAAAGGAATCATCAAAAGGGATTAGACGGCTGTTAAAGTTTGGGAAAAAGAACCATGGCTCATCATCGGGAGAACGTAATGTTGAATCAGATTACGGCGGCATAAATGGTACTGAGGCAGCTGATAATGGGACAAACAATGTTTCTTCAAGTGAAG TGTTTACATTAAAGAATCTGATCTCACAAGATGAAACCCCTAATTCCAGCTCTACACACAAGT CTTCTCGCCATTTCTCCTTGTTATCACCATTCAAAAGTAAGACCAGCGAAAAGAAGCTGACAACGTAA
- the LOC126597304 gene encoding 60S ribosomal protein L14-1-like, producing the protein MPFKRYVEIGRVALVNYGEDYGKLVVIVDVLDQNRALVDAPDMVRSQMNFKRLSLTDIKIDIKRVPKKKELLAAMEAADVKKKWENSSWGRKLIVQKRRAALNDFDRFKLMLAKIKRAGLVRSELAKLKKSTA; encoded by the exons ATG CCTTTCAAGAGGTACGTCGAGATCGGAAGGGTGGCTCTCGTCAACTACGGAGAGGACTACGGGAAGCTCGTCGTCATCGTCGACGTCCTTGACCAGAACAGG GCTCTTGTCGATGCTCCTGATATGGTGAGGTCCCAAATGAACTTCAAGAGGCTTTCTCTCACCGACATCAAGATTGATATCAAGAGGGTCCCCAAGAAGAAGGAATTGCTTGCCGCAATGGAAGCTGCTG ATGTGAAGAAGAAGTGGGAGAACAGCTCATGGGGTAGGAAACTGATTGTTCAGAAGAGAAGAGCAGCTCTCAACGACTTTGACCGATTCAAGCTCATGTTGGCTAAGATTAAG AGGGCTGGACTGGTAAGGAGCGAGCTTGCAAAATTGAAAAAGTCCACAGCTTAA